Proteins encoded by one window of Cloeon dipterum chromosome 2, ieCloDipt1.1, whole genome shotgun sequence:
- the LOC135936649 gene encoding protein yellow-like — protein sequence MSPFFAAIFLLGLCLANAINFTTVYEWDKFDFIWPTNANRSNNEQIKDKYSPEKVYPIYMAVFGERLFLSLDTLPGIPATLVWLPTSGSSTAPPKLAPFPSWDSHKEDNCDTIQRAYSMETDTDGRLWVLDQGSSNCPSKIWIFNLLNNDTTERIHQFPDAVVSHSFYKRDLRDIVLDKTTDDNLAYITESESEHIVVYSNKNDKSWSVKTPGIKWDSLAISPIREARQVYLGRRGSTELYSVSVSELKNEGGSAAAVKLIGSWTGKPYRMLIDSANVLYAAFNYQNYTSIWNISEPFREQRFHEVRRLGAYWPFTFALDTKETLWMTERNETGSGNRYKLLKADVAARSYLSSTSTATTTPQVYVNEETTQVVKSTQTSTSKSETPKPALESNETSGGYAGLIVEDFRVCQSLNKILSIVILLLVCCLVLSGIVIAWLTLMMRRMQTSYLRQNPVENNGEMYVFPDSNHQD from the exons ATGTCTCCGTTCTTTGCCGCCATCTTTTTGCTTGGCCTGTGCCTGGCAAACGCCATCAACTTCACAACCGTCTACGAGTGGgataaattcgattttatctGGCCAACAAATGCAAATAGATCAAATAATGAACAAATCAAAGATAAATACAGTCCGGAAAAAGTTTATCCTATATACATGGCTGTTTTTGGAGAAAGGCTGTTTCTAAGCCTTGATACGCTTCCCGGAATTCCCGCCACGCTGGTGTGGCTACCAACGAGCGGCTCGTCGACTGCGCCTCCAAAGCTTGCTCCTTTCCCCTCCTGGGATTCACAT AAAGAGGACAACTGCGACACTATTCAGAGGGCCTACAGTATGGAAACGGACACAGATGGTCGGTTGTGGGTGCTTGATCAAGGTAGCAGCAATTGTCCgagcaaaatttggattttcaacCTCCTCAACAACGACACAACCGAACGCATTCACCAGTTTCCGGACGCAGTCGTCTctcattcattttataaaaggGACCTGCGTGATATCGTGCTCGACAAAACAACGGACGATAATCTTGCGTACATCACGGAATCTGAATCTGAACACATCGTAGTTTACAGCAATAAAAACGACAAATCCTGGTCAGTGAAAACACCAGGGATTAAATGGGATTCCTTGGCCATCTCTCCTATCAGGGAAGCGAGACAGGTGTACCTTGGAAGAAGAGGTTCTACAGAACTGTATTCGGTGTCTGTGTCTGAGCTGAAGAATGAAGGCGGAAGCGCCGCtgctgtgaaattaattggcAGTTGGACTGGAAAACCTTACAGAATGTTAATCGACAGTGCCAATGTCTTGTATGCTGCATTTAACTACCAGAATTACACTTCCATATGGAATATTTCGGAGCCCTTTCGTGAGCAGCGGTTCCATGAG GTCAGAAGACTGGGTGCCTATtggccatttacttttgccttggacaCGAAAGAAACTTTATGGATGACGGAGAGAAATGAAACTGGGAGTGGGAATAGGTATAAACTGCTCAAGGCTGATGTGGCTGCAAGATCGTATTTATCCAGCACGTCCACAG CCACGACTACGCCTCAAGTTTACGTGAATGAAGAGACTACGCAAGTCGTGAAAAGCACACAAACGTCGACAAGCAAGTCAGAAACTCCTAAACCGGCTCTGGAATCAAACGAAACAAGCGGTGGATATGCTGGTCTAATTGTAGAAGATTTCCGAGTATGTCAATCTTTGAACAAAATTCTGTCAATTGTGATTTTGTTGCTCGTGTGTTGCTTGGTCTTGAGCGGCATTGTCATTGCGTGGCTGACCCTGATGATGAGAAGAATGCAAACCTCTTATTTGAGGCAGAATCCGGTGGAAAATAATGGGGAAATGTACGTTTTCCCGGATAGCAATCACCAGGACTAA
- the LOC135935742 gene encoding protein yellow-like, whose amino-acid sequence MTPSLYAIFLFGLSTLTAATNFTQVFEWQDEWDFNWPSEAKRTQALEDGTFKPEKIEARYMAVYGTRIFLSLNKYSNYLPVSLVSLPTISASSASPKLTTFPSWDMNEYGNCNKIEEASGLQVDSIGRLWVLDSGSDNCKAKLWTIDLINNDHTEFIHRFSFHYYMHDLVLDETPNGTFAYIARWYRKHIVVFSLERNQSWIVDTLGIRANFVSLSPKEEPRQLYLGHYQSNETYFISVATLRNETRYANPRLIGKWTAIPYRMLMDNHGTAYAAFLEKNYIHSWNTSQPFREQSFHEVAGLNSYWPFTFALDQNGTLWMTVFDEERKPKYRLLKAAAAFMASPELDAASGGETQKRILIDSSVFFAVLLAMAIP is encoded by the exons ATGACTCCGTCCTTATAcgcaattttcttgtttgGCCTTTCAACCCTGACCGCCGCCACCAACTTCACTCAAGTCTTCGAGTGGCAGGATGAATGGGATTTCAACTGGCCCTCCGAGGCAAAAAGGACACAGGCCTTGGAAGACGGAACTTTCAAACCAGAGAAAATTGAAGCTCGTTACATGGCTGTTTACGGAACAAGGATCTTCCTCAGTCTTAATAAATACAGTAACTATCTTCCGGTGAGtctggtgtctttgccgacgaTCAGCGCGTCCTCAGCGTCCCCGAAGCTCACTACATTCCCTTCGTGGGACATGAAT GAGTATGGaaactgcaacaaaattgaagaagcgaGTGGGCTGCAAGTAGATTCTATTggaaggctgtgggtgctGGACAGCGGTAGTGACAATTGCAAAGCCAAATTGTGGACCATCGACCTGATCAACAACGATCACACCGAATTCATTCACCGGTTTTCTTTTCACTATTACATGCACGACTTGGTGCTCGACGAGACGCCCAACGGAACATTTGCATACATCGCGCGGTGGTATCGAAAACACATtgtcgtgtttagtttggaaagGAACCAATCTTGGATTGTCGACACGCTCGGAATAAGGGCGAATTTCGTTTCACTGTCCCCTAAGGAGGAACCGAGACAGCTCTACCTTGGACACTACCAATCAAATGAAACGTATTTCATTTCCGTTGCCACACTTCGCAACGAAACTCGATATGCAAATCCGAGACTAATCGGAAAATGGACTGCAATACCATACagaatgctgatggacaaTCACGGGACCGCATATGCCGCCTTTTTGGAGAAGAATTATATACACTCTTGGAACACTTCCCAGCCATTTCGGGAGCAAAGTTTTCATGAG gttGCTGGACTGAATAGTTATTGGCCGTTCACTTTTGCCTTGGACCAAAATGGAACTCTTTGGATGACGGTGTTTGACGAGGAAAGAAAGCCAAAATACAGGCTTCTGAAGGCTGCAGCAGCCTTCATGGCCTCACCAG AATTAGATGCTGCAAGTGGTGGAGAGACCCAAAAAAGAATACTCATCGACTCGAGCGTTTTCTTCGCTGTCCTCTTAGCCATGGCAATTCCGTAG
- the LOC135935748 gene encoding protein yellow-like, translating into MSPFFAAIILHGLCLANGINFTTIYEWDKFDFIWPPASDSSMGPIKDEYRPENVFPLFMAVFEERLLLSLGMDSGIPATLVWLPTRDSDTSSSPPKLAPFLYWKYHKKGNCNTIQVAKGMKTDTDGRLWVLDNGSSVCQAKLLIFDLVNNYKTEHAHRFPHKVVSHSHNERWLLDIVLEKTTDDYLAYIVDSESEHIVVYSRETDKSWSVETTGKRWVTLALSPNREARQLYLARLYSNELYSVSVSELKNGGGSAAVKLIGKWTEKPYRMVIDSSNVLYAAFFNQTYLSKWNISEPFREQQCHEVGRLDTNWPFTFALDASNTLWMTERNQSGAGNRFKLLKADVVARSYLISSSTESIPDPVVASTTPQVNVNGKATEVVRSSQTPTTSKTGTPRPALQLNETSGAPYEKNHVLTRVFDDGNHNHHLPCKGERARARSEPPLKCEPSSSTS; encoded by the exons ATGTCTCCGTTCTTTGCCGCCATCATTTTGCATGGCCTCTGCCTTGCCAACGGCATCAACTTCACAACCATCTACGAGTGGGACAAATTCGATTTCATCTGGCCACCAGCATCGGATAGTTCAATGGGACCGATTAAAGACGAATACAGGCCGGAGAATGTTTTTCCTCTATTCATGGCAGTTTTTGAGGAAAGGCTGTTGCTAAGCCTAGGCATGGATTCGGGAATTCCCGCCACATTGGTGTGGCTGCCAACGAGGGACAGCGACACGTCCTCTTCACCTCCAAAGCTTGCTCCTTTCCTATACTGGAAATATCAT aaaaaaggCAACTGCAACACTATTCAGGTGGCGAAAGGAATGAAAACGGACACTGATGGTCGGTTGTGGGTGCTCGATAACGGTAGCAGCGTTTGTCAGGCCAAACTTTTGATATTCGACCTGGTAAACAACTACAAAACCGAGCACGCCCACCGATTCCCGCACAAAGTCGTCTCTCATTCACATAATGAAAGGTGGCTCCTGGATATCGTGCTCGAAAAAACGACAGACGATTACCTTGCGTACATCGTGGACTCTGAATCTGAACACATCGTGGTTTACAGCCGAGAAACCGACAAATCCTGGTCGGTTGAAACGACAGGGAAACGTTGGGTTACTTTGGCGCTCTCTCCTAACAGGGAAGCGAGACAGTTGTACCTTGCAAGATTATATTCCAATGAACTGTATTCAGTGTCTGTATCCGAGCTGAAGAATGGAGGCGGTAGCGCTGCTGTGAAATTAATCGGCAAATGGACTGAGAAACCTTACAGAATGGTGATCGACAGTTCCAATGTCTTGTATGCCGCCTTTTTCAACCAGACTTACCTCTctaaatggaatatttcggaGCCCTTTCGTGAGCAGCAATGTCACGAg GTCGGAAGACTGGATACTAATtggccatttacttttgcttTGGACGCGAGCAACACTTTATGGATGACGGAGAGAAATCAATCTGGGGCTGGGAATAGATTTAAACTGCTCAAGGCTGATGTGGTGGCAAGATCGTATTTAATTAGCTCGTCCACAG AGTCCATTCCTGATCCTGTCGTTGCCTCGACTACGCCTCAAGTTAACGTGAATGGGAAGGCTACTGAAGTTGTGAGAAGCTCGCAAACGCCGACGACAAGCAAGACTGGAACTCCCCGACCGGCTCTGCAATTAAACGAAACGAGCGGTGCACCctacgagaaaaatcacgtgtTGACACGAGTTTTCG ACGATGGAAATCACAACCACCACCTTCCCTGCAAGggtgagagagcgagagccagGTCGGAACCCCCTCTCAAGTGCGAACCGAGCTCTTCGACGAGCTAG